The stretch of DNA GCCCGCCGTATTCCATTACTGCCCCGGGTGCGGTCATAGCATCATCCATCGCCTGGTTGCCGAGGTCATCGATGAATTGGGCATCCAGGAGCGTTGTATCGGAGTGCCCCCGGCGGGCTGCGCGGTGCTGGCTTATAACTATTTTGATGTGGACATGGGCGAGGCGCCTCACGGCAGGGCTACGGCCGTTGCCACCGGCATCAAGCGGGTGCTTCCCGATCGAGTGGTCTTTACCTATCAGGGAGACGGAGACATCGCCGCTATCGGAACGGCGGAAACGGTGCATGCGGCCAACCGTGGCGAGCGCATAACGGCCATTTTCGTCAACAATGCGGTTTACGGCATGACGGGAGGGCAGATGGCTCCCACCACGATTACCGGGCAGGCTACTACCACTTCTCCCGGCGGCCGAGTCCCTCTACGGGACGGCTATCCCGTGGATCTGAGTCAAATGCTTCAAACGGCCGCCGGAGCGGCTTACATCGAGCGATGCGCGGTGACCAATCCCAAGAACATCAATCACGCCAAAAAAGCCATTCGAAAAGCGTTTCAAGTTCAACTGGATGATCTGGGTTTTTCCATGGTGGAGATTTTGAGTCCCTGCCCTACAAATTGGAAGATGAGTTCTGTTGACGCGTCCAAGTGGGTTGATGAAGA from Deltaproteobacteria bacterium encodes:
- a CDS encoding 2-oxoglutarate oxidoreductase, with the protein product MKKVFERPKSLKPAVFHYCPGCGHSIIHRLVAEVIDELGIQERCIGVPPAGCAVLAYNYFDVDMGEAPHGRATAVATGIKRVLPDRVVFTYQGDGDIAAIGTAETVHAANRGERITAIFVNNAVYGMTGGQMAPTTITGQATTTSPGGRVPLRDGYPVDLSQMLQTAAGAAYIERCAVTNPKNINHAKKAIRKAFQVQLDDLGFSMVEILSPCPTNWKMSSVDASKWVDEEMTKFFPLKVIRDVT